The Actinomycetota bacterium genome contains the following window.
GACGCCGCCGGGCCCCGGCCAGCCGGTGGAGCCAACGCCGGCCGCGCCGTCGGGCAGGCCGAGCCGCCGCGCCGACCGCGTCGGGGCCGACCGCGCCGCCCAGCCGGCGCCCGCCCGAGCCTCCGCCGCCGGCGGCGCCCCGCTCCCGACCCGGGGCGCGGCACCGGCCGCGGCCGAGCCGGCGCCGGCGACGCTCCAGGCCGCCTCGGTCCAGACGACCAAGGCCGGCCTTCCCCGCAGGGTCCCGCGGGCGAACCTCGCCCCCGGGATGGTCGCCGCGCAGGCCGCGGCGCCCGCCGCGAGCCCGACCCCCGGCGACAGCGCCCAGCCCTCCTCCTCCGCGGCCAGGTCCCCGGAGGAGGTCAGGAGCATGCTGTCGAGCTACCGCTCGGGCCTCGAGCGCGGCCGCATGATGGCAGCCGGCGAAGATGCCGACAGAGGCGGCGACGCCCATTCGTCCTCGAGGAGCGACGACGATGACGCAACTCAGTAGGGAAGCGCAGAACCTCAACTGGCTCGTCTCCAACTTCGCCAGGAGCGTTCCAGGGGTGGCGCACGCGATCGTGGTCTCGGCCGACGGGCTTCTCATGGCCGTCTCCGAGCGCCTGGACCGGGCCAGAGCCGACCAGCTCGCCGCCGTCGCCTCCGGGCTGGCCAGCCTCACCCAGGGTGCCGCCCGCTGCTTCGACGCGGGCGCGGTGAACCAGACGATCGTGGAGATGGAGAAGGGCTTCCTGTTCGTGATGTCGGTCAGCGATGGCTCCTGCCTGGCCGTGCTAGCCTCGCCATCCTGTGATATTGGCCTGGTCGGCTACGAGATGGCGCTGTTGGTGGCCCGCACGGGGGATGTGCTCACGCCCGCCCTCCGGGCCGAGCTGCAAGCGGCGCTGCCACGATGAGTATGGCTGGGGCTGGGGGAACCACCGATGAGCACCGAGGATCAGCAGGAGAACCGGCAGGAGCCGGGTCGGCTGGTCCGACCCTATGCCATGACCGGCGGGCGAACGCGTCCCGCGCATGACAACCTGGAGCTGGAGACGCTGGTCTCCACCACCTCGCAGGGTGAGACCTCGTTGACCCTGGGCCTCGAACGGCGGTCGATCGCCCTGCTGTGCAGGGACATTCTCTCCATCGCGGAGATCTCCGCCCGGCTCGACCTGCCCCTCGGCGTCGTCCGCGTGCTCGTCGGCGACATGGCCGATGAAGGGCTGGTCACCGTGCACCGGCACGCCAGCGTCGGCGACCGCCCAGACCTTGCGCTTCTCGAGAGGGTGCTCTATGGACTCCGGACAATATAGATCGGGCTCTCCCGCTGGGGAGTCGAGGGCGCCGACCCCGGTCAAGATCGTCATCGCCGGCGGCTTCGGTGTCGGCAAGACGACCTTCGTCGGCGCCGTCTCCGAGATCATCCCGCTGACGACCGAGGCCGCCATGACC
Protein-coding sequences here:
- a CDS encoding DUF742 domain-containing protein encodes the protein MSTEDQQENRQEPGRLVRPYAMTGGRTRPAHDNLELETLVSTTSQGETSLTLGLERRSIALLCRDILSIAEISARLDLPLGVVRVLVGDMADEGLVTVHRHASVGDRPDLALLERVLYGLRTI
- a CDS encoding roadblock/LC7 domain-containing protein, which translates into the protein MTQLSREAQNLNWLVSNFARSVPGVAHAIVVSADGLLMAVSERLDRARADQLAAVASGLASLTQGAARCFDAGAVNQTIVEMEKGFLFVMSVSDGSCLAVLASPSCDIGLVGYEMALLVARTGDVLTPALRAELQAALPR